The following coding sequences lie in one Pseudarthrobacter phenanthrenivorans Sphe3 genomic window:
- a CDS encoding MFS transporter yields the protein MPVGLIALALGGFGIGLTEFVIMGLLPEVAADFGVSEAEAGWLISGYALAVVVGALGLTAAVTRFQRKPVLAALLVLFIAGNLLSATAADYWPMMAGRVVAALAHGAFFGIGSVVAAGMVAPAKKAGAIALMFTGLTAANVLGVPFGTLLGQAAGWRATFWAITAIGVLALAGILALVPKAAGARGESGGLRGELRAFRSGQVWLSIVVTILGFGGMFGAFTYIAYTLTEVSGFAAGMVPWLLILFGLGLFAGNTLGGKAADRNLDRTLLVVLAALTAILVVFALTATSQLLTVASLVLVGGFGFATVPGLQMRVMNYASSAPTLASGANIGAFNVGNALGAWLGGVTITAGLGYTSPIWAGAGITLLGLVVMAFAAAAAKRSASGAEVAAEAPKEPAAPLHV from the coding sequence ATGCCTGTCGGATTGATAGCACTGGCCCTTGGGGGCTTTGGAATTGGACTTACCGAGTTTGTGATCATGGGCCTGCTGCCCGAGGTGGCAGCGGACTTCGGTGTTTCCGAAGCGGAAGCGGGTTGGCTGATTTCCGGCTATGCGCTGGCGGTGGTTGTGGGCGCACTGGGCCTCACCGCGGCCGTCACCCGCTTCCAGCGGAAGCCGGTGCTGGCGGCGCTGCTGGTCCTGTTCATCGCGGGTAACCTGCTCTCGGCCACCGCAGCCGACTACTGGCCAATGATGGCAGGCCGGGTTGTCGCGGCGCTGGCCCACGGCGCCTTCTTCGGCATCGGCTCGGTGGTGGCGGCAGGCATGGTTGCCCCTGCGAAGAAGGCGGGTGCCATCGCGCTGATGTTTACCGGCCTGACGGCGGCCAACGTTTTGGGCGTGCCGTTCGGCACCCTCCTGGGCCAGGCTGCGGGCTGGCGCGCCACCTTCTGGGCTATCACCGCCATCGGTGTCCTGGCGCTCGCGGGGATCCTGGCGCTCGTCCCCAAGGCGGCCGGAGCCCGGGGCGAAAGCGGAGGGCTGCGCGGCGAACTGCGGGCCTTTCGCTCCGGCCAGGTATGGCTCTCGATTGTGGTCACGATCCTCGGTTTCGGGGGCATGTTCGGCGCCTTCACCTACATCGCCTACACCCTCACCGAGGTATCCGGCTTCGCTGCCGGCATGGTGCCTTGGCTCCTGATCCTGTTCGGACTGGGGCTCTTCGCGGGCAACACTCTCGGCGGAAAAGCGGCTGACCGGAACCTGGACCGGACCCTGCTGGTGGTCCTCGCGGCCCTTACCGCCATCCTCGTCGTCTTTGCCCTCACGGCCACCAGCCAACTGCTTACCGTGGCCTCGCTGGTCCTTGTGGGCGGCTTTGGCTTCGCCACCGTCCCCGGACTGCAGATGCGGGTGATGAACTACGCCAGCAGCGCCCCCACCCTGGCCTCTGGCGCAAATATCGGGGCCTTCAATGTGGGCAACGCACTGGGCGCGTGGCTGGGCGGCGTCACCATTACTGCAGGGCTTGGCTACACCTCGCCCATCTGGGCAGGAGCGGGCATCACACTGCTGGGCCTGGTGGTCATGGCTTTCGCAGCCGCCGCCGCCAAACGGAGTGCCAGCGGGGCAGAGGTCGCGGCGGAAGCGCCGAAGGAGCCTGCAGCGCCCCTTCACGTTTGA